The Muntiacus reevesi chromosome 7, mMunRee1.1, whole genome shotgun sequence genome includes a region encoding these proteins:
- the EMC7 gene encoding endoplasmic reticulum membrane protein complex subunit 7, whose amino-acid sequence MAATLWAFFSVLLLLLSRDVQSSELSGSNSEGPGGSGVGIGDRFKIEGRAVVPGVKPQDWISAARVLVDGEEHVGFLKTDGSFVVHDIPSGSYVVEVISPAYRFDPVRVDITSKGKMRARYVNYIKTSEVVRLPYPLQMKSSGPPSYFIKRESWGWTDFLMNPMVMMMVLPLLIFVLLPKVVNTSDPDMRREMEQSMNMLNSNHELPDVSEFMTRLFSSKSSGKSSSGSSKTGKSGAGKRR is encoded by the exons ATGGCGGCCACTCTGTGGGCCTTCTTTTCCGTCCTCCTGCTGCTACTATCCAGGGATGTCCAGAGCTCGGAGTTGTCTGGGTCTAACTCCGAGGGGCCAGGAGGGAGTGGGGTCGGCATTGGAGATCGCTTCAAGATTGAGGGGCGTGCGGTTGTTCCTGGAGTGAAACCCCAGGACTGGATCTCAGCGGCCCGAGTGCTGGTAGACGGAGAAGAGCACGTCGGCTTTCTGAA GACGGATGGGAGTTTTGTGGTTCATGATATACCTTCTGGATCTTATGTAGTGGAAGTTATTTCTCCAGCTTACAGGTTTGATCCTGTCCGAGTAGATATCACTTCAAAAGGCAAAATGAG AGCAAGATACGTGAATTACATCAAAACATCAGAAGTGGTCAGACTGCCCTATCCTCTCCAGATGAAATCTTCAGGCCCACCTTCTTACTTTATTAAAAGGGAGTCTTGGGGCTGGACAGACTTTCTGATGAACCCAATG gtTATGATGATGGTTCTTCCATTATTGATATTTGTGCTTCTGCCCAAAGTGGTCAACACAAGTGATCCTGACATGAGGCGG GAAATGGAGCAGTCAATGAATATGCTGAATTCCAACCATGAATTGCCTGATGTCTCTGAGTTCATGACAAGACTCTTCTCTTCAAAATCATCTGGCAAATCTAGCAGTGGCAGCAGTAAAACAGGCAAAAGTGGGGCTGGCAAAAGGAGGTAG